The region TAGCCGAATGGATTAATGATGGCCTTATGTCTGTATTTTTCCTGTTGGTAGGTCTGGAAATTAAAAGAGAAATGCTGGAAGGTGAACTTTCCAATATTAAAAATGCTTCCCTTCCTATTTTTGCAGCCATCGGAGGAATGCTTGTTCCGGCTCTTATTTATGCATTTTTTAACAACGGAACTGAATATGCAAAAGGATGGGGAATTCCAATGGCAACAGATATTGCCTTTTCTTTAGCCATTATTTCTATGCTGTCCAGCCGTGTTCCTGCTTCTATTAAGATATTTCTTGCTGCATTAGCTATTGTAGATGATTTAGGAGCTATTCTTGTTATTGCAATATTCTATACAGAACAATTGCACTGGAGCTATTTACTAATATCAGGAGGTATTTTAGTACTTCTCGTACTATTCAATAAGCTAGGTGTTAAAAAACATATTTTCTATCTGATTCCGGGTGTCGCACTATGGTACTGTATGCATCATTCCGGTATCCATGCTACTATCTCAGGTGTTTTATTAGCCTTTACTATACCTACAAATATATCTGACACGGAGATTTCACCACTGGAAAAACTGGAAGGGATGTTACATACTCCGGTTAACTATTTAATTATGCCAATTTTTGCACTGGCCAATACCAATATTGTTTTTCAAAAAGGAATGGTGGATGGCTTATTTACCAGTTTTGGAGCCGGTATTATTGGAGGTCTAATTATTGGGAAATTAGTCGGAATTTTATTATTTAGCTTTATAGCGGTTAAATTAGGAATCAGTAAACTCCCCCAGCATTCTAAATGGTCACAAATGGTGGGCGTCGGCCTCCTTGCTGCCATAGGGTTTACAATGTCCATTTTCATTGCAATTCTGTCTTTTAAAGGGCATCAGGATATTCAGGATGAAGCCAAGTTTGCCATTCTTGTAGCCTCTACCCTTGCCGGATTTGCCGGATACACTGTGTTAAAATTCACTTCTAAAAAAAGAAGAAGAATCAATTAAAATTGAAATTAAAAAAGATAAAAAATAAACCTTATAGGCTTTAGAAACCTACAAGGAAAATATTACAAATAACAAAAAATGCCCTGCTAAGCAGGGCATTTTTTGTTATTTGTAATAATGATATTCTATCGAATACCGCCTTTATTAAATAATATTCTGAATGCCAGATACAGCAAAGGTAAAGACATAATCAGGATTTGGAAGATATGCTCCAGTGTATTCATCGGAAAGCTTATAAAAGCATAAACCAATCCTACAACTGAACCACCTAAGTGTGCAGCATGTCCCAGATTGTCCCATTCTTTCGGGTTAAGCATCATATAAACAGAATAACCGAAATACAAAGCTCCGAAGATATATCCGGGAATTGGAATTGGAATAAAGAAAAAGCCTATTCCCAAATAAGGATTCATGGCGATCGCTGCAAATAAAATACCTGAAACACCTCCACTTGCTCCGATTGCCGAATACATTGGATTATTCTTGTAGATAAACAGACTGAAAAGATTTCCGGCAATAATTGCCCCGAAATAAATCAGTACAAAGCCTACTTTTCCGAAATAATCAATTACAATTCCACTAAAGAAAAATAATGTAAGCATGTTAAACAACAAGTGCATAATATCAGCATGCAGAAATCCTGATGTCAACAAGCGTATATATTCTTTATTTCGCTGAATAGCTCCTACCTGAAACATATACTGAGAAAAAAATCCTCTGTCGTTAAAACCTTTAAAACTTACTAATGCTGTTGCAGCAATAATAATGATAACTAATAAATCCAAATCCATATTATAATGTTTCTTTCAACCATCCGAAGAACTCGCGCTGCCATACAAGAGCATTATGCGGATGAAGTACCCAGTGGTTTTCATTAGGGAAATAAACCATTTTGGCTTTCAGTCCTTTTAATTTAGCAGCCTGAAAAGCTTCCTGTCCCTGCTCATAAGATACTCTGAAATCTAAACCTCCCTGCACAATCATAATAGGCTTATTCCATTTTCCAACATAATTACTAGGGTTGTATGTAGTGTATGCAGGTGCATCCGGTTTTTCCCAGTAAGAACCACCGATTTCATGATTAGCAAACCATAATTCTTCGGTAGTACCATACCATGATTTCATATCAAAAAGACCATCATGCGCAATAAATGTTTTGAATCTGTTTTCGTGAATACCTGCCAGCATAAATACCGAGTAACCACCATAACTTGCACCTACTGCAGCCATTCTATCTCCGTCCACATACGGAAGTGTTTTCGCGAAGTCAGCTGCCGCCAGATAATCTCTCATTGGCTGTCCGCCCCAATCTTTACTGATATCAGCATTCCATTTCACTCCCCAGCCTGGCATACCACGTCTATTCGGAGCTACGATGATATAATCATTAGCCGCCATAAGGGCCATATTCCAACGCTGACTGAAAGTCTGAGTAAGTGCCGATTGTGGCCCTCCCTGGCAATATAATAGCGTTGCATATTTTTTATTCGGGTCAAAGTTCGGCGGATAGATAAACCATACTCCCATTTCTTTACCATCAGAAGTTTTCACCATCTTTAACTCGCTCTTACTTGGTGTAATTGCAGCATAGTTATCTTTATTAACATCAGTGATCTGTGTAAACTCACCTTTCTTTAAAGAAACATTAAACAGATCAGGACTGTGGTTAAAGTCTGTTCTGGTTACCAGTAGTCCATTTTTAGTTTCTGCAAAAATTCCGCTAACATCAAATTTATCTTTTGTTACCTGTGCGATTTTTGCATTCTGAGGGTTAACGCTGAATAATTGTTTTACACCTCTGTATGCTGCATTGAAATAGATTGTCTTTGCATCTTTGGACCAATAGAAACCTCCGTCCACACTATCGTCCCAATTTTGGGTAAGATTGGTTTTCTTTTTGGTTTTCCAGTCCATGATTACGATATCATTCTTATCTGCTTCATATCCGTCTGTACGCATACTTTGCCATGTAAGATATTTTCCATCCGGGCTGAATTTAGGGCTTACATCGTAACCCATCATCCCTTTTGTCAGATTCTCTGTCTGACCACTGGCAAGATCATAAGCAAAGATATCTGTATTTGTACTCTGTGCGTATTCTGCACCGTACTTTTCTTTCGTTACATATAACAACTGGCTGCTATCCGGACTCCATACAAAATCCTCTGCACCGCCAAAAGGCTGTTGTGGAGACATAAATTTCTTCCCTTCCAGCAGGTCTTTTGCTTTTGCAGCATCTTCAGAAGTATTCACTACAAAAACATGGGACATCTTACCTTCATACCAGGTATCCCAGTGACGGTTATTAAGGTCTGTATAAATCTGAGCTGTAGACTTTGAAGTGTCTTTGTACTTATCTTTTCCAAGAATAGTTTCAACCTGAACCTCTTTACTGAATGCTACTTTTTTTCCATCCGGAGATACTACAATATTATCTGCATCATCTCCTATTTTGTAAAATTCTGACCATGTATTTCCTTTATCTTTAGAAATATAGATTACTCCACCTTCTTTAGCATAAAGACCATTTTTATCCCATTGAATAATTGCTTTTTTTCCAAAGTCAATTTGCTTTGCAGAATTATTCAGAAGATCCAGAAAATAAGACTTTGCATTTGTTTTTTCAGTTTTCAGATCTGTTATGCCTACTTTATAAATAAGAGAAGACTGATCCGGCGCAACAGCCTGAACAGAGAATTTGCCTAGTGTCCATAATTTTTCCGGAGTCATCACATTTTGCGCATTCATTAATAATGGTGCAGCCAGAGCAACTGCAGTATGCTTTAATTTCATGTACGGTTTATTTTAATTAGTTGATAAGTTGTTTGGTTACCTATATATTACAAGTTTCAGTTTTTACCTGTAAATTATATCACCTCCCATAAATCCTACGAAAATAAAAAAATCCATTCACTTTTAATGAATGGATTTATAAATATTTTATATCTAACTTCTTAGAAGTTGATAATAGTTTTCATTTTCTCTTGCTCTTCCATTACCAACTCGTCGTCAACAAGGATTTTACCAGAGTACTCATCAATGATAATTCTCTTTCTCTGAGCAATTTCAAGTTGCTTTTGTGGTGGAATAGTGAAGTAAGAACCTTTAGCAGCACCTCTTTCGATACCTACTACTGCTAAACCGTTTGAAGAACTTGTTCTGATTCTGTTGTAAGAAGATAAAAGTCTGTCGTCAATTTTTTCAGAAAACTCTTTAGATTTCTCTAAAAGGTATTCTTCTTCTTTCTGAGTTTCAGATACTAAGCCATCTAATTCATTTTTCTTGAAGTTAAGGTGGTTAGTTAGCTCATCGATTTTAGCATTTACTTCAGCTAAAACTTCATTTTTATGATCGATTTTAGCGTTGAATTCTCTGATCTTTTTATCAGCAAGCTGAATTTCAAGTTCCTGGAATTCAATCTCTTTACCAAGGGCCTCGAATTCTTTATTGTTTCTTACGTTATCTTGCTGAGATTTATATTTTTCAATTAAATTCTGAGCATGACTTCCAGCTTCTTTCTTAGCTTTAATCTGATCCTGAAGATCTTTGATCTCAGTGCTAAATTTAGCTGCTCTTTTGTTAAGACCTTCGATTTCGATTTCCAAATCTTCTACTTCAATTGGTAATTCACCTCTTGTGTTACGGATTTCGTCAAGTCGGGAATCAATGATTTGCAGATCGTATAATGCGCGAAGTTTGTCTTCTACACTAATTTCTTGTGCTTTTTTAGCCATATCTATAAGAAATAATTTACGGGATTCGTTTTTATATTCGTCTTTAAGATTGCAAATTTAGTAAATTTTTCGGAGAAAAATTCATATAATTGTTCAACAACGAATTGCTCGGATTCAAAATGGCCGATATCTGCCAGTATAATCCTATTTTCGGCGAGAAAAAAATCGTGATATTTAAAGTCTCCGGACAGGTATATATCACATCCGGCACCTATTGCAGCTTTAATTCCTGAAGCTCCGCTTCCCCCCAGTACTCCTACTTTTTTTATTTTTCTATTCGGAATTTTGGAATGGCGTATTACATCGAGTCCAAACTTTTCTTTTACAAAGCTCAAAAAAGTAACGGCATCTGTCTCTTCTTTCAACTCTCCATATTGTCCTAAGCCTTCATATTGATTATCGTTTTCCAGACTATAGATCTGGTAAGCCACCTCTTCGTATGGATGTGCCACTTTCATTGCTGCAAGAATCTTATTCTTTTTATAGGTTTCAAAAACAAATGATAACTGAACTTCTTCAACATATTCTCTTTGCTCCACGCTGCCTATTCTCGGGTTAGCTCCGTCTAAAGGGCGGAAACTTCCTTCTCCATTAAGCTTGAATCTACACTGATCATAGAATCCTATGTGCCCGGCTCCGGCACCAAAAATAGCATGCTCTACCTCATCAGCATTGTCTTTTGGTACATAAACACTAAGGTATGAAAGCTGTTTTTGCTTTGGCATCAGGACTTTCATATTTTCCAGACCTAACTCTTTACATATCCTGTAATTGACTCCAAACAGGTCATTATCCAAAGCTGTATGAATAGCATAGATGGCAATCTTATTTTCTAATGCCTTTATAACACTTCTTTCAACGTAATTTCTTCCGGTTAAAGATTTCAGACCTGAGAAAATAATCGGATGAAAACAGATAATAAGATTGCATTTGGTTTCTATAGCTTCATCCACAACCTCTTCCAGAGCATCATGACACAACAATATTCCTGTAACTTCCCGATCCGGGTTTCCACATAGTAACCCTACGTTATCAAAATCTTCTGCCTGCTGCAAGGGCCATTGTTTTTCTGTAATCGAAATTATTTCTTTAACTTTCATCCGTTATTTAATAATATTTTTTTGTTTTCTACAGAATCAAATGAACTTTCATCCATTTCTTTCTGTAAGAATGACACGAAGATATTAATTTTGCTACAGATGAGAAAAATAAGACTAAAGCCGGAATATGATTTGACTCCACAAGAGGGATGGTTGGAAAAGGTTTATAAAATAATATACCTGTCGAATACCAGAGCCGGAAAAACTTTTGATATTATCCTGCTTATTGTTATTTTACTGAGTACGGTTCTAGTAATGCTGGAAACTGTTCCGACATTAAGTCTGAGAACGATCCGGAGTTTATACTGGATTGAATCTTTTGTAACTATACTCTTTACCATAGAATACATTCTCCGGATTGCCTGTATAAAGGATAAAAGAGAATACATTTTCAGCTTTAACGGAATTATAGATTTTCTGTCTATTGCACCGTTTTATCTCCATTTATTTTATCCTGCTACGCATTATTTAATTGTCATCAGATTATTGAGACTTTTAAGAGTTTTCAGAATATTCAATCTTCTGGATTATATGAAGGATGGCCGCTACATTACTTCTGCTCTGAAACACAGCTCCCGAAAAATATACATCTTTCTGCTATTCCTATCTATCTTTATTGTTATTATAGGCTCTTTAATGTATGTGGTAGAAGGCGGAGAAAATGGTTTTACAAGTATACCTACCAGTATCTACTGGGCTGTGGTAACGGTTACCACAGTAGGCTATGGAGATATCTCTCCTGTTACACCTTTTGGAAAATTTCTTTCTATTGTCGTTATGCTTTGTGGTTATAGTATAATTGCTGTTCCTACAGGAATTGTTACTTCAGAGTTCCGGCAAAAAAGAGCACTAAAAAATGATCTGGCTTGCCAGCGCTGTGGAAATACCGAAAATGATTCAGATGCCCGCTATTGTAAAAAATGTGGTGAACGCTTATCTTAACAATTTATACTTCTGCTAATTTATCATAGCAAATAGTTGAACTGGTTTAAATTCCTAATGTTTGGAGGTGTTTTACATCATGATAAAGCAGGGTTGCTTTTATGCATTCCTTTAATTCTTTTAGAGGAATTTTTTCATTTAATTGGAAAATGATCGCTCTTTTCCCTTCGTACCTGAATTGATTACCAAATACCATACGAAAGGTATCGACTAACCTGCTGCTACACTGAAAATACATTGCATATTGCTTTGGAGATTTTTCTTTCCAGTCCATTCGAAGTGTACTTCCATTTTTGGTAATGAAGCTAGGTTCTCCCCATTTTAGAGTTTCTTCCAATACGTCTACTCCATGAGTCTCTCCGGCAGTTTCAATCACCAGTTCTCTAAGAAACTGCATCTTTTCACGGATTAATTCCGGATAGTTATTGAATTTATCGTTGACTTTCGGATCAGTCTTTAGCTTCAAGTTTTTCATATTATATACTCGTTGTACAAGGTATAACCTATCGTAATATTTCTGTATCACTACAAAAGTAACAACAAAGAATGTAAAAATAAAGCTGAACAGCAAAAGCCTATAAAAATGACCGGAAGAAATTCCGGCCACAACTACTAATTATTCTGCACTTTTATTCGTCGGATATAGCTTCAAATACTAAGCTATATGACTGTTTATAAATGTAGAAATATTTTCTACTGCATCCTGAACCTCAGTAAAAACAGAATCCATATGCATGAAACCGTGTATCATTTCTTCATAAACAACAACTTCTGTCGCTACTCCGGACGTCCTTAGATTTTCCACTAATATTTTCCCGTCATCATGCAAAGGGTCGTGTCCCGCTAATAAGACTTGTGTAGGCGGTGTATGTTTAAAGTCTTTGATTAAAACAGGAACAGCTAAAGGATTCTGTTTATCCTCTTCTTTTTGTAAATACCATTCCCATGCTTGTACTCCTCCTTCTAATGAAAGAACCGGCCCATTTGCGTAAGTCTGCCATGATTCTGTACTCAGTTTATTATCTGCTGCCGGATATATCAAAACCTGAAATCTTAATCTGTCTCCCAACTCACTAGTAATAGCAACAGACAATGCTCCGCCTGCACTATCTCCTACAATACCAATTTTATTCTGATCGATTTTTAATGTAACGGCATTGTCAAAAACCCAATTGGTTATATAAATACAGTCATCTAATCCAGCCGGGAAAGGATGCTCTGGTGCAAGTCTGTATTCCGGGAAAATAACAACTGATTTAGTAGCATTAGCCAATTTTCTCACAATGGCATCGTGTGTCTCGAAACTACCTGCTACAAACCAACCACCATGAGTATAAATAATAGCAGAAGAGTTTTCTGTTACTGAGCCCTCAGGGCGGTATACCCTGACCGGGATACTATGCCCTCCATTATCTATATTAAATTCTTCAATGATTCTTACCATTTCTTTTTTGACACTGAACTGAGCAGCCATACTCTCATAGCTCTTCCGGCTCATATCCAAAGCATCTTTAGCATCAAAAACCTGTACATTCTGCATATGATCTGCAACTGCTTTCACTTGTGTTGTTAACTTCATTCTGATAGTTTTTATGTACTGTTAATTATTTTATACAGTACTTATTCTCTTATATCAAAATTATAGCGATCTCTCTTTTATTCCTAATACATTGCTTAATGTATGTTACTAACAATTTAGTAAGTATTGGATTAATTGGACTAAAACGGATATCCTGTTTTAAACTTTCAGACTTATCCTTATTTTTTTTCGAAAATGAATTTTGCGGCATAGTTTATGTGTTGGGATAAAAGACATGGATACAGAGTTATTCAGATATAAAATAAACCTTAAACAAACACTTTCTCACATGAAATTAAGATTACTATTTACAGCCGCACTCCTCTATACGTCTGTTAGTGTATGGGGTCAACAGCTAAAAGGCATGGATGTGAACATTTCCGAACAAAATTCTGCAATCTTATCTGTTGATCTTTATACAGAAGATGCTGTAATTACAGTCGACTCTTATGGGCAGCTTTTAAGATACCAGCCTAACAGAAGAAACAATTTTCAGCAAAGAGATGATTTTGACCGCTCATCCAATGATAACATAAGATACAGGTACGGAAAATATCCAATAGAATATTATAGCGACAACGATATCTGGGGACGTAATAATATGATTAAAAATATCGGAAGAATAGGATTTGAATACTTCCACAAGAACGATATCTGGAACCGTGATCTTTTCTTCAAACAGATTGGAAATATAAACTTTGAATATTTTGACAATGATATTTGGGGCAGAAAAGGAAAATTGAGAAAAGTAGGCAATGTTACATTGGATTATTATTCTGATTGGGACAATAACAAGCGTATGGTTGGACAGTTAAAATCCATACAGGGTGAAAATGACCTGATACAGATTAATGTAATTCCACAGTACTACTATAGAAATGATGGAAGAAGATAAATATGAAATAAAAAAGGAAGCAAATTGCTTCCTTTTTCGTTTATCTAAATGTTATGCTTTAGCTTTCACTAATTTAACTTCGAAGATTAACCATGCATTTGGCGGGATAACACCTCCGGCACCTCTTGCTCCGTAACCTAAATCTGGTGGGATAAGGAATGTAGCTTCTTCTCCTTCTTTTAGTAAAAGAATACCTTCATCCCAACCTTTAATTACACGACCAGTTCCTACAGGGAATTCGATAGGCTCGTTTCTTGAAATTGATGAATCGAAAACCTGACCATTTGTTAATTTACCTGTATAATGAACAGAAACCGTATTTCCAGCCACAGGCTGAGCACCATCTGTAGTTTTTGTAATTTTATACATCAAACCACTTGCAGTAGTTGTCATTCCACTTTTTAGCTCTTCCAATTTCTTTTTAGCCTCTTCTTCTTTCTTCTGAAGGAATACTTTGTTGTTTTCAGCAATTTTAGATTTTCCTTCATTGAAAAGTTTAGCCGCATCGTAGTGCTTATAAGCATCTCCTTTTGTAAAGATGGTCACTTTTTCTAATACAATGTCAGTTTTTGGCTTATCCTGAGCACCTTTCTCTACATTAGCGACATCATCTATAACCTGCTCTCCTTTTACCACTTTACCAAAGATCGTGTGTCTTCCATCTAACCAAGGTGTTGCCACTTCAGTAATAAAGAACTGAGATCCGTTGGTATTAGGACCAGAATTAGCCATAGAAAGAATACCTTTTCCTGTATGCTTAAGGTCATTTTTTTCATCATCGAATTTATAACCAGGATCACCCATTCCTGTTCCTTTAGGGTCACCACCCTGAATCATAAAGTCTTTGATTACTCTGTGAAAAATTGTACCGTTGTAGAAAGGCTCTCCTTTCTTTTTCGCCGAGTTTTCTATTTTTCCTTCTGCTAATCCTACGAAGTTAGCAACTGTTACTGGTGATTCTTTATCGTTAAATTTAACAAGGATATCTCCTTTTGTTGTCTTCAAATTTCCATAAAGCCCTTCCGGCAATTGCTCATAAGCAGCTTTGTCTAAATTGATTTCTTTTAAATCCAAAGTTTTACAGTTTAATAAGGTTAATAATACTGTACACAAAAATACGACTTTCTTCATAAATGACCTGTATAGTATAAATTGAGTTTTTTAGTTGCGCTAAAATAGGCATTTTTATAAAAGCCTGTTTAAATTTTATTACTAATACTTTTTTAAATTAAAATTTAAACAGACTCTAATTGTCATATTAACTTTAACGAGGGTATAAAAATAAAAATGACCGGATATTTCTTCCGGTCATTTTTGTATTTCTAATTCTTCAGCTTAAAAACTAAGTCCTGAAATCATTAACTGAGCATTTGCTTTAGTATCGATAATTGCAGTTATACTACTATTCCCTACCACAAAATCAGATGGTCTGAAGTCTATCACCTTACCTTTTATAAAGAGTCCTTTGTAATATTCTTTATTCAGACTTTCTTCAATGCTTTTACGGGAACTTTTCTCCATCTCCAGCGTAGGAATACCATATTCTTTTTCAATCATATTAATAATCTTTCCTTTAAAAAGGAATACCAATGTCTTCTGAAATACATTACTCGTTTTCAGATTGAACCTGGTATCGGTAAATACAATTTTCTTTTTTACGGGATCATAAGTTGGTGTACCTGTAATAACGGAAGTACCATTAACCGTTCCACTTGTCTCTGCTTCTATCACTACTTTCTCGTCCTTCCCATATACCTTTATACTTTCAATCACAATTTTAGACTTCCCTTCTCTGAAGGTAAATTCTTTGTGAAGAAACTGTTGCTCTGCCAATTTGGTTGCTTCAGTAAATGGAATATTTGCAGTAGTCTGCAGCTTGAAAACATTATCAATTGCTGGTTTGGTGACAAAACCAGGCACTGTAGTTACAGTTGCACCAGCAGCCGGCCGATTTCCGGTGAATGTTTCGGAATATAAATCTACCCCTAATGTTGCGGAAATCTGATTGGCATATACTTTTAATGGTGTTGCAGAAAGGCTTTGCGGACTAATCTTCAACCATGTATGATACTCTTCGGAGATATTAATAGGATTTACAAATTGATTCCACGCCATTACCAGATAAGGCTGCATATTCATTTTTTCCTTTACCTGCTGATCTATAACCCCGGTAAATTTCTGCTGTTGTTTGGTAAGTGTGCTTTCTATAAGTGATGATATAGGAATTTTTACTTTACCATAATCCAGTACAGGTTTTTCTTTCCATACAAAACCTGCTGTTGTAGTCGCTGTATTCAGTGTCCAGTTATTATTAAAACTAATATTGGAGATAAAATTCATCACCACACTAAAGTTTGTCGACTGATATGCATAATAACCTAAAGTACCATATCCTTTTTCTGCCCATATTTTAAGAGGTACAGAGATCATAATACGGTTATTGGTTAACCCCTGTATTACGATATTTCCGTTTTTCTCAACTCTGGTTTTAAACTGATCATTGTTGTTATCCGTATAGGATTTATCCTCGTAAATAACCCCATTAATAGACTGGTTAATTAATCTGTTGATTTCCGCCATTGGAATAACAACCGGAATAGAAATTCCTGATTTTATTTTAGGAAAGTTATATTCAACAGTATCCTGAGCAAAGCTATATGCAGACACTAATACGAATAAAAGTATTTTCTTCATCATAAAAAATTGTACGAACAAATATAAACAAGTTTCAAATTTGAAACCTGAAGTTTAAAATAAAAAACATGCCAAAAGAGCAAAAATGGTCAGAAAGAAGATCTGAGCATTTTTAAGTTCTTTAATCAACTGGAAAAATTATTAAAAACCTCATAGGTCTCAGAGACCTATGAGGTTTAAGGACAATCAATAAGTCCATATATTTTCCTTAAGCCCAGTGCGGATCAGTAGAAGAAACTTTACCTGTTTCTGCCCTTCCTGCAAATATCCAATTATGATTTCCGGTAGAAATTTTCAAATCGTACCAGCCTCCGATTTTAGAAGACGGAATCAGTACTTTAGAAGTCTTAGCCGGATCAATCCTCTGATTTTGTTTCATATAAGCATTTTCCAGTGTAATAATTTTTGCAGCTGAAGTAAATGTTATTTCAACATCACCATTACTTTTCTGGATCAATTTTACTTCCATTTTCGGATCTGAATCTCCTTCGAAATTCCGGTAAAAACCATTCGGTCCGAAAACTTCCCAATCATAACCATTTTCAGAAGATACAGCATGGTTGAAGCCTTGCTTTTTAAACATTGTATACGGGAATAAAAAGTCTTTATCTTCATTTAGCTTTTTACGGTTATATACCATCACCGGCGTTGCTTTCTCAGTGTGGTTTTGCATATCAATTCCTTTGCTGTTAAAGTTAACTTCAAAGTGATATGGCAACGGATTAGAAGGTTTTAATCCTTTTTCCTGCTTCGGGAAATACTTAGATTGTGCATTTTGCTCAGCATCACTCAGCGCTACGAAATTATTAGGAACAGGTTTTTCTTTTGCGGCATTTATACTTTCTATAAAAACCTTTTCCTGCAAGAAATCCAGTTTAAGATTTTTACTTTTTTCCTGATTGAAAGCCGAAGTAAGGTCTCCGCAGACTTCCCTTCTCCAATCGCTGATATTCTCTACATGAAGATTTTTATTTTTCTTTTTATTCAGGAAATGTTCTAAAAACTGCAAAACAGATGTATGGTCGGACACTTCAGAATTTACATAGCCTCCCGTTGTCCACGGAGAAGCCATAACCATCGGAACTCTGTATCCCAACCCTACAGGGCCTTCCATCTTTTCTAAACTATATAATTTTTCTGTTGAAAAATACTTTTGCTTAAAATCTACATATTCAGCACCGTCTTCTCCATGAATATCAGGCTGCTGTTGTGGATTATTAGGCGGTAAAAACGGAACAACATGATCGAAATATCCATCGTTCTCATCATAGTTCAGAATGAAAATGGTCTTCTTCCACACTTCAGGATTTTTAGTCAGAATATTCATGACTTCCGATATAAACCATGCTCCATACCACTGAGAAGACGGATGATCCGAGAATCGCTCCGGTGCAACCAGCCATGACACAGCCGGAAGCTTGCCTTCATTTACATCTTTTCTGAACTGAAACAGAATATCTCCTTTTGGCAGATACATTTTTTCACCGTTTACAGGATCTATCTCTTCAAGACTCCAGAAATCTGGATCTCCGGAATTAATAGTAAATGCTTTGTTATGAAGATTCTTTTCTTTTTGAGAAAGCTTTTCCCAGTTTTTAGGATCA is a window of Elizabethkingia anophelis R26 DNA encoding:
- the nhaA gene encoding Na+/H+ antiporter NhaA; translated protein: MKLTQYFKKFFESSQSSGIILILCVLVSLFIANSSLGTGFQNILDSHLGPYSVAEWINDGLMSVFFLLVGLEIKREMLEGELSNIKNASLPIFAAIGGMLVPALIYAFFNNGTEYAKGWGIPMATDIAFSLAIISMLSSRVPASIKIFLAALAIVDDLGAILVIAIFYTEQLHWSYLLISGGILVLLVLFNKLGVKKHIFYLIPGVALWYCMHHSGIHATISGVLLAFTIPTNISDTEISPLEKLEGMLHTPVNYLIMPIFALANTNIVFQKGMVDGLFTSFGAGIIGGLIIGKLVGILLFSFIAVKLGISKLPQHSKWSQMVGVGLLAAIGFTMSIFIAILSFKGHQDIQDEAKFAILVASTLAGFAGYTVLKFTSKKRRRIN
- a CDS encoding rhomboid family intramembrane serine protease, which translates into the protein MDLLVIIIIAATALVSFKGFNDRGFFSQYMFQVGAIQRNKEYIRLLTSGFLHADIMHLLFNMLTLFFFSGIVIDYFGKVGFVLIYFGAIIAGNLFSLFIYKNNPMYSAIGASGGVSGILFAAIAMNPYLGIGFFFIPIPIPGYIFGALYFGYSVYMMLNPKEWDNLGHAAHLGGSVVGLVYAFISFPMNTLEHIFQILIMSLPLLYLAFRILFNKGGIR
- a CDS encoding S9 family peptidase; this translates as MKLKHTAVALAAPLLMNAQNVMTPEKLWTLGKFSVQAVAPDQSSLIYKVGITDLKTEKTNAKSYFLDLLNNSAKQIDFGKKAIIQWDKNGLYAKEGGVIYISKDKGNTWSEFYKIGDDADNIVVSPDGKKVAFSKEVQVETILGKDKYKDTSKSTAQIYTDLNNRHWDTWYEGKMSHVFVVNTSEDAAKAKDLLEGKKFMSPQQPFGGAEDFVWSPDSSQLLYVTKEKYGAEYAQSTNTDIFAYDLASGQTENLTKGMMGYDVSPKFSPDGKYLTWQSMRTDGYEADKNDIVIMDWKTKKKTNLTQNWDDSVDGGFYWSKDAKTIYFNAAYRGVKQLFSVNPQNAKIAQVTKDKFDVSGIFAETKNGLLVTRTDFNHSPDLFNVSLKKGEFTQITDVNKDNYAAITPSKSELKMVKTSDGKEMGVWFIYPPNFDPNKKYATLLYCQGGPQSALTQTFSQRWNMALMAANDYIIVAPNRRGMPGWGVKWNADISKDWGGQPMRDYLAAADFAKTLPYVDGDRMAAVGASYGGYSVFMLAGIHENRFKTFIAHDGLFDMKSWYGTTEELWFANHEIGGSYWEKPDAPAYTTYNPSNYVGKWNKPIMIVQGGLDFRVSYEQGQEAFQAAKLKGLKAKMVYFPNENHWVLHPHNALVWQREFFGWLKETL
- a CDS encoding zinc ribbon domain-containing protein; this translates as MAKKAQEISVEDKLRALYDLQIIDSRLDEIRNTRGELPIEVEDLEIEIEGLNKRAAKFSTEIKDLQDQIKAKKEAGSHAQNLIEKYKSQQDNVRNNKEFEALGKEIEFQELEIQLADKKIREFNAKIDHKNEVLAEVNAKIDELTNHLNFKKNELDGLVSETQKEEEYLLEKSKEFSEKIDDRLLSSYNRIRTSSSNGLAVVGIERGAAKGSYFTIPPQKQLEIAQRKRIIIDEYSGKILVDDELVMEEQEKMKTIINF
- a CDS encoding Nif3-like dinuclear metal center hexameric protein, giving the protein MKVKEIISITEKQWPLQQAEDFDNVGLLCGNPDREVTGILLCHDALEEVVDEAIETKCNLIICFHPIIFSGLKSLTGRNYVERSVIKALENKIAIYAIHTALDNDLFGVNYRICKELGLENMKVLMPKQKQLSYLSVYVPKDNADEVEHAIFGAGAGHIGFYDQCRFKLNGEGSFRPLDGANPRIGSVEQREYVEEVQLSFVFETYKKNKILAAMKVAHPYEEVAYQIYSLENDNQYEGLGQYGELKEETDAVTFLSFVKEKFGLDVIRHSKIPNRKIKKVGVLGGSGASGIKAAIGAGCDIYLSGDFKYHDFFLAENRIILADIGHFESEQFVVEQLYEFFSEKFTKFAILKTNIKTNPVNYFL
- a CDS encoding ion transporter; amino-acid sequence: MRKIRLKPEYDLTPQEGWLEKVYKIIYLSNTRAGKTFDIILLIVILLSTVLVMLETVPTLSLRTIRSLYWIESFVTILFTIEYILRIACIKDKREYIFSFNGIIDFLSIAPFYLHLFYPATHYLIVIRLLRLLRVFRIFNLLDYMKDGRYITSALKHSSRKIYIFLLFLSIFIVIIGSLMYVVEGGENGFTSIPTSIYWAVVTVTTVGYGDISPVTPFGKFLSIVVMLCGYSIIAVPTGIVTSEFRQKRALKNDLACQRCGNTENDSDARYCKKCGERLS